A part of Liolophura sinensis isolate JHLJ2023 chromosome 1, CUHK_Ljap_v2, whole genome shotgun sequence genomic DNA contains:
- the LOC135479677 gene encoding uncharacterized protein LOC135479677 encodes MDGCANCGEQFKRRPHGYDRWNLDTNVQIGFVGSQGQPPSEPMQVTARQALENMTGLSFVTFGNSKRQGEFLCLRCLGLLKFGYRCCCAMNEFWRLTSEDSYLMHCLSQDYLHELQSGASFREDMTMPAPSTDANRKPYPRSFLNKKPKKSSKWNTIAGYIQKRRYPLAVRGIYRATAGSKRQFLNVVKKEVRREVKSLFLSDICLCQKANLMSTPEDIPWDEVIEELRDKAPLLHTVLIGAVSAGKTEHDLRRGHNRQVDLKPMIGTALSILLYAKYPVKANYLPTTISLLLRRKRSKQKTISLLSKLGLCFGPHGTDVCFKRLKEEFDLAMSDCPIGDENVVEGERYSPTLNGTEEECLDSQVLNSVEDASLDSSFVNDEEVTSALSPPGHIEPDVNMMLGENEPEFETDISETDISSDEDEIYTDDDEPCTENGHISDKIPVNMSTEEYRGSGYDFEQSREESLDPGFTLSWDNVCNRMIASHPHVDQQNAKVKYSLGYLAVNRIPTVRLDNSDRTTISASDIPFTVFTPSVRDFHELQSRMTVIVSRILTRHLQWFSEFFDDCTVEHVSHNHSLESVQRSLLMNLGALDESSTDANTDVINCVQKYIAKGSDHSVPAVIFRDSSNFGCDSRDNDVLRVETLISDAQEFRKEILLLEDYYNDFLKETSFEEKGTLRQIMNMINFSDDKLNSFLQRWDLMCEATEAFVILSAMEVMGLKTTSDRPPSAVKALEACSLQKRRSFLDAVSKQIVQSIWHEMDTDALTISPSEGVADYCCNEDRDEGVVRCKSGRGCIKGELFHYSCAGVTLHQQLDEWYCSEECEQKSKKTFKYCMCSQDMGDVAMVGCAAQDDCLLKEWYHLECIGFSEEELPSCEWYCTEECKLLYEDESVRQSSRLVKKRRTNTTYLPDFKFRYNTALAWRGLNLLCRRDAVREGDGDAMLSYWVMDLVDFYRTGKFESVTSAHRLLSSVNGWLPEKIGHDLRWNRTVNFTGGSGRNIPADLMNDILNRLFNDLPKSRRDCFVSKISDDANPSLDLCEDSIDVVFDPKKIQREVKLHTRRNADIDKNVRMIVKSLRGEDLFKVVPGRQYKAFPMFKYDSSPKPEGKFGFELVRLAKRLDSIRFT; translated from the exons ATGGACGGATGTGCAAATTGCGGTGAGCAGTTCAAAAGAAGACCGCACGGTTACGATAGATGGAACTTGGATACGAATGTGCAAATCGGCTTTGTGGGTAGCCAGGGTCAGCCGCCGAGTGAACCTATGCAAGTCACCGCGCGACAAGCGCTTGAAAATATGACTGGGCTGTCGTTTGTGACATTTGGAAACAGCAAACGACAGGGTGAATTTTTATGTCTTAGATGTCTGGGTCTTCTCAAGTTTGGTTATCGATGTTGCTGTGCAATGAACGAGTTTTGGAGGCTGACATCTGAGGATAGTTACTTGATGCATTGTTTGTCGCAGGATTATCTGCATGAACTCCAGTCCGGTGCTTCTTTTAGAGAGGATATGACAATGCCAGCACCGTCAACG GATGCAAACAGAAAGCCGTATCCACGATCATTTTTGAATAAGAAACCAAAGAAGTCGTCTAAGTGGAATACAATAGCAGGCTATATTCAAAAGCGTCGTTATCCACTTGCCGTGCGCGGGATTTATCGTGCCACGGCCGGATCAAAAAGACAGTTTCTGAATGTGGTCAAGAAGGAAGTACGTAGGGAGGTTAAATCACTCTTCCTCAGTGATATCTGCCTCTGTCAAAAGGCTAATCTGATGAGCACACCGGAAGATATTCCATGGGATGAAGTGATTGAGGAGCTTCGAGATAAAGCTCCACTGTTACATACTGTGCTCATAGGTGCTGTATCTGCTGGAAAAACTGAGCATGACCTACGTCGAGGCCATAACAGACAAGTTGACCTGAAGCCTATGATTGGTACTGCCCTTTCCATCCTGCTATATGCAAAATACCCTGTCAAAGCAAATTATTTGCCCACCACAATTTCATTACTTCTGAGAAGAAAGCGGTCCAAACAAAAGACTATCAGTCTGCTAAGTAAATTAGGTTTGTGTTTTGGTCCACACGGCACAGATGTTTGCTTTAAAAGGTTAAAAGAGGAGTTTGATTTGGCAATGTCCGACTGCCCTATTGGAGATGAAAATGTTGTAGAAGGCGAGAGGTATTCACCAACTCTGAATGGCACTGAGGAGGAGTGTTTGGACTCACAGGTTCTTAACAGTGTTGAAGATGCATCCTTAGACTCATCATTTGTTAACGACGAGGAAGTAACATCAGCTTTATCGCCTCCAGGTCATATAGAGCCAGATGTCAATATGATGTTAGGGGAAAATGAACCAGAATTCGAAACAGATATTTCAGAAACGGATATATCTTCCGACGAGGATGAAATATATACTGATGATGATGAACCTTGCACGGAAAATGGtcatatttctgacaaaatACCCGTGAATATGTCGACTGAAGAATACCGTGGATCAGGTTATGACTTTGAACAGTCAAGAGAAGAATCTCTTGACCCTGGTTTTACACTTTCCTGGGATAATGTCTGCAATCGAATGATAGCAAGTCATCCACATGTAGACcagcaaaatgcaaaagtaaagtATTCTCTTGGATATTTAGCAGTAAATCGTATTCCAACGGTCCGTCTAGATAATTCTGACCGGACAACTATTTCAGCTTCTGATATTccatttacagtatttacacCCTCGGTTAGAGACTTTCATGAGCTACAGTCCAGAATGACAGTAATTGTGTCACGCATTTTGACAAGACACTTGCAGTGGTTCAGTGAGTTCTTTGATGACTGTACTGTGGAACATGTAAGTCATAATCACTCACTGGAGTCTGTGCAAAGGAGCCTTTTAATGAATCTCGGGGCACTGGACGAGAGCTCGACTGATGCAAACACAGATGTCATTAACTGTGTTCAAAAGTACATTGCGAAAGGCAGTGATCACTCTGTACCTGCTGTTATATTCAGAGATAGTTCAAACTTTGGGTGTGATAGTCGAGACAATGATGTGCTTAGGGTAGAAACTTTAATTTCGGATGCTCAGGAGTTTCGAAAAGAGATCTTGCTCCTGGAAGACTATTACAACGACTTCCTGAAAGAGACTAGCTTTGAAGAAAAAGGCACTCTACGTCAAATCATGAACATGATAAATTTTTCAGATGACAAGTTGAACAGTTTTTTACAACGATGGGATCTCATGTGTGAAGCAACGGAGGCGTTTGTCATCCTCTCAGCAATGGAGGTCATGGGCTTGAAAACGACAAGTGATCGCCCTCCTTCCGCAGTGAAGGCGCTAGAAGCATGTTCTCTCCAAAAGAGACGGTCATTTCTGGATGCTGTCAGTAAACAGATTGTTCAGTCAATTTGGCATGAGATGGACACAGATGCGCTAACAATATCCCCGTCAGAAGGTGTTGCGGATTACTGTTGTAATGAGGACAGAGATGAAGGTGTGGTGAGATGTAAAAGTGGAAGGGGCTGTATCAAGGGAGAGTTGTTTCATTACTCCTGTGCTGGGGTTACATTACACCAACAACTAGATGAGTGGTACTGCAGTGAAGAATGtgaacaaaaatccaaaaagacTTTTAAGTATTGTATGTGTTCACAAGACATGGGTGATGTGGCCATGGTTGGATGCGCGGCACAGGATGACTGTTTATTGAAGGAATGGTATCACCTTGAGTGTATCGGCTTTTCTGAGGAAGAGCTTCCATCCTGTGAATGGtactgtactgaagaatgtaAACTGTTGTATGAAGATGAATCTGTGCGACAAAGCTCTCGACTGGTGAAGAAAAGAAGGACAAACACAACTTACTTACCTGACTTCAAATTCAGGTACAATACAGCACTAGCTTGGAGGGGCCTCAATCTTCTATGTCGTCGGGATGCTGTAAGGGAAGGGGATGGTGATGCTATGTTGTCCTATTGGGTCATGGACCTTGTGGATTTCTATCGGACCGGTAAATTTGAATCGGTGACATCAGCACATCGGCTCCTGTCTTCAGTTAACGGATGGTTACCAGAAAAGATTGGACATGACCTACGCTGGAACAGGACAGTTAATTTCACCGGTGGCAGTGGCCGAAATATACCAGCTGACCTGATGAACGACATTTTAAACAGACTTTTTAATGACTTACCAAAGAGTCGGAGAGATTGTTTCGTGTCCAAAATATCAGATGACGCCAATCCCTCTCTGGATCTTTGTGAGGATTCTATAGATGTTGTATTTGATCCAAAAAAGATTCAGCGTGAAGTGAAATTACACACAAGACGAAATGCAGACATTGACAAAAACGTCCGTATGATAGTGAAGAGTTTAAGAGGAGAGGATTTATTTAAGGTAGTCCCGGGCAGACAGTACAAGGCCTTCCCCATGTTTAAATACGATTCCAGTCCTAAACCTGAGGGAAAATTTGGCTTTGAGTTAGTTCGGTTAGCAAAAAGGCTTGATAGTATACGATTTACGTAG